A single window of Girardinichthys multiradiatus isolate DD_20200921_A chromosome 15, DD_fGirMul_XY1, whole genome shotgun sequence DNA harbors:
- the LOC124881769 gene encoding photoreceptor outer segment membrane glycoprotein 2-like, which yields MAVGKITFTKTEREKLAEVLWLLNWISVVTGAILFGLGLFLKIEIQKWQEVMSEQGILYVPHMLITTGLAACGINYLGSKICLDCADTNKFLRWKLVMMPYIVCTFFFTACVLAGALMCYSIRSQLEESLYLGLRNTMRFYKDTDTPSRCYLKKTLDLVQIQFQCCGNTNYRDWFQIQWISSRYLDMTDSAVVDRVRSNVEGKYLMDSVPFSCCSTLSSRPCIQHNLSNPAAHVHYDEQSQQLNLWRRGCQQALLDHYTGIMQSIGLTVLLIWLFELLVLTGVRYLQTAMENVIRLGDPESESEGWILENSLAETACYNFNIIKNLGKCYQVDDDPNINVPTTAADQEVPSHQAQVNLTS from the exons ATGGCAGTCGGGAAGATAACCTTCACCAAGACTGAAAGGGAAAAACTGGCTGAAGTCCTGTGGCTGCTCAACTGGATCTCTGTTGTGACTGGAGCCATTCTCTTCGGACTGGGCTTGTTTCTCAAAATAGAGATACAGAAATGGCAGGAAGTGATGTCAGAGCAGGGGATTCTCTATGTGCCACACATGCTTATCACCACAGGTCTGGCAGCCTGTGGCATCAACTACCTCGGCAGTAAGATATGCCTGGACTGCGCTGACACAAACAAGTTCCTACGCTGGAAGCTGGTAATGATGCCGTACATAGTTTGCACCTTCTTCTTTACTGCCTGTGTCCTGGCAGGGGCGCTCATGTGCTACAGTATTCGCAGTCAGCTGGAGGAGTCCCTGTACCTGGGTCTGAGGAACACAATGCGTTTCTACAAGGACACGGACACACCCAGCCGCTGTTACTTGAAGAAAACCCTGGACCTGGTGCAGATCCAGTTCCAGTGCTGTGGGAACACCAATTATCGAGATTGGTTTCAGATACAGTGGATCAGCAGCCGCTACCTTGACATGACTGACAGTGCTGTGGTGGA CCGTGTGAGGAGTAATGTGGAGGGGAAGTACCTGATGGACAGCGTTCccttcagctgctgcagcacTTTGTCCTCCCGACCCTGCATCCAGCACAATCTCAGCAACCCTGCAGCCCATGTGCACTACGACGAGCAGAGTCAGCAGCTGAACCTGTGGAGGAGAGGCTGCCAACAAGCCTTGCTGGACCACTACACCGGAATCATGCAGTCCATTGGCCTTACAGTGCTGCTCATATGGCTCTTTGAG CTGCTGGTTCTAACTGGAGTTCGGTACCTGCAGACAGCCATGGAGAACGTTATCCGGCTCGGTGATCCAGAGTCAGAGTCAGAGGGCTGGATTCTGGAGAACAGTCTGGCAGAAACAGCGTGCTACAACTTCAATATCATCAAGAACCTGGGAAAGTGTTACCAGGTGGATGATGACCCGAACATCAACGTCCCAACAACAGCTGCTGACCAGGAGGTTCCGTCCCACCAGGCCCAGGTCAACCTGACCAGCTGA